A stretch of the Geothermobacter hydrogeniphilus genome encodes the following:
- a CDS encoding ubiquinol-cytochrome c reductase iron-sulfur subunit has protein sequence MPQNELPSSQRRTFLTVLLAGLGTALAAMAAWPLLRYLSPRDRGDADAKVTLARDKVPVGGAKFIDFRGRPAVVLQPKPGEFVALTAVCTHLGCIVKWVNAKQEFLCPCHGGRFSSSGQVLGGPPPKPLESFNVKLDGDKLVIG, from the coding sequence ATGCCTCAGAACGAACTTCCTTCTTCCCAGCGGCGGACTTTTCTGACGGTGCTGCTGGCCGGCCTGGGCACTGCTCTCGCCGCCATGGCCGCCTGGCCGTTGTTGCGTTATCTTTCGCCGCGCGATAGGGGCGATGCCGATGCCAAGGTGACCCTGGCGCGTGACAAGGTTCCGGTCGGGGGAGCCAAGTTCATCGATTTTCGCGGTCGTCCGGCGGTGGTTCTGCAGCCGAAACCGGGGGAATTCGTGGCATTGACGGCGGTCTGCACCCACCTCGGCTGCATTGTCAAGTGGGTCAATGCAAAACAGGAGTTTCTCTGCCCCTGCCATGGCGGCCGGTTTTCCTCCAGTGGCCAGGTGCTGGGCGGACCGCCGCCGAAGCCGCTTGAATCATTCAATGTGAAGCTTGACGGCGATAAGCTGGTCATCGGCTAG